A part of Methanomassiliicoccales archaeon genomic DNA contains:
- a CDS encoding sodium:solute symporter family protein, translating into MVDPIYFWIATVIFVVITIYLSYLGYKRTRQGEEYLLAGRNVNPIIIGLSYGATFISTSAIVGFGGVAAIFGMSIIWLVVLNVGIGVLLAFLVFGHPVRRLGKKLGAVTFPDLMSKVYRSDFIRYFMAVVILIGMPLYSAAVLIGGSRFIEGTLDVDFDVAMVTLSLIVALYVAFGGMRAVMYADAFQALVMILGMGAILVITFSLLGGVTEANTALSNLANDPGVPAPLAAQGMTGWTSFPEFLSQNWYFMVTTIIMGVGIGVLAQPQLIVRFMCAKDGKMLNRAIPVGGLFILLTTGVAYTVGALSNVYFMDPDNGGALSSVIAGDRDKIMPLYIESAMPDIVVVFFLLTLLAAAMSTLSSLLHALGSAAGTDLWSGIRRSRLVPEKYRRPKEDNTCSLRSNRYAAFLMIAVTLAVAFYMPNEIIAIATSAFMGLCASAFLPMFAAGVFIKRPSVIAAKLSLAVGALTWFIWGMFVYGSGTVETKWSGYTPVFGVCQALFDKASVLPTPYSWIDPLFVALPLATLMLIIGYAVDRNRKVEKEENQS; encoded by the coding sequence ATGGTCGATCCTATCTATTTTTGGATAGCCACGGTGATATTCGTCGTCATCACCATCTATCTATCATACCTCGGATACAAGAGAACGAGGCAGGGCGAAGAATATCTTCTGGCCGGAAGGAACGTAAACCCCATAATCATTGGGCTTTCCTATGGTGCCACCTTCATATCGACCTCCGCAATAGTTGGTTTTGGGGGCGTGGCCGCGATATTCGGCATGAGCATAATCTGGCTGGTGGTCCTCAATGTCGGTATCGGTGTCCTTTTGGCCTTCTTGGTCTTCGGGCATCCGGTAAGAAGGCTGGGCAAGAAGCTGGGGGCGGTGACGTTCCCTGACCTCATGAGCAAGGTATACAGATCGGACTTCATCAGGTACTTCATGGCAGTGGTCATTCTGATCGGGATGCCGCTCTATTCGGCCGCGGTCCTTATTGGTGGATCGAGGTTCATAGAAGGGACGTTAGATGTCGATTTTGACGTGGCGATGGTCACTCTTTCGCTCATCGTTGCCCTATATGTTGCCTTCGGAGGGATGAGGGCGGTCATGTATGCTGATGCCTTTCAGGCATTGGTCATGATCCTCGGAATGGGGGCGATCCTAGTGATCACCTTTTCACTCCTGGGGGGTGTGACCGAGGCAAATACGGCACTGAGCAATCTCGCGAACGATCCCGGCGTTCCAGCCCCATTGGCCGCGCAGGGCATGACGGGGTGGACCAGCTTCCCAGAGTTCCTATCCCAGAACTGGTACTTCATGGTGACCACTATAATCATGGGCGTGGGGATAGGGGTCTTGGCCCAGCCCCAGTTGATAGTGCGTTTCATGTGCGCGAAGGATGGAAAGATGCTCAACAGGGCCATACCTGTAGGCGGTCTCTTCATCCTGCTGACCACTGGTGTCGCATATACGGTAGGAGCCTTGTCGAACGTATACTTCATGGACCCTGACAACGGCGGTGCGCTTTCCAGCGTGATCGCAGGGGACAGGGACAAGATCATGCCCTTGTACATAGAGAGCGCTATGCCGGACATCGTGGTCGTGTTCTTCCTCCTGACCTTGCTCGCGGCGGCGATGTCGACGCTCAGTTCATTGTTGCATGCATTAGGTTCCGCGGCAGGGACGGACCTATGGAGCGGCATAAGGCGCTCGAGATTGGTCCCAGAAAAATATAGGAGGCCCAAAGAGGACAATACCTGCTCGCTAAGGTCCAACAGATATGCGGCCTTCCTCATGATCGCCGTGACCTTGGCGGTGGCGTTCTACATGCCGAACGAGATAATCGCTATCGCCACATCTGCGTTCATGGGGCTATGTGCCTCTGCGTTCCTGCCGATGTTCGCGGCCGGGGTGTTCATCAAGAGACCCTCGGTGATCGCGGCAAAGCTCAGCCTTGCGGTCGGGGCGCTGACCTGGTTCATCTGGGGGATGTTCGTCTACGGCTCGGGCACGGTCGAGACCAAATGGTCTGGCTATACTCCGGTCTTTGGCGTATGTCAGGCCCTGTTCGATAAGGCCAGTGTACTCCCCACACCGTATAGCTGGATCGACCCTCTCTTCGTGGCGCTGCCATTGGCGACCTTGATGCTCATCATCGGTTACGCCGTCGATCGTAATAGGAAGGTGGAGAAAGAAGAGAACCAAAGCTAG
- a CDS encoding sodium:solute symporter family protein — MVDSTVFWACTIAYLGVTLGLSYLAYKKTRVGEDFLLAGRNVPSWVIGLSYGSTFISTSAIVGFGGVAAAYGMGIIWLTVLCIGVGVLVAFLLYGKRVRKIGKSLRAMTFPDLLGKRFNSPFLQYSTSLLILLMMPLYASAVLIGGSQFLRTTLDIDYNAALLGFAVITAVYVVFGGLLAVMYTDSFQGAVMLFGMTAILVLTFVYLGGWEAANTSLAGLATDPGVPAGLRAQGMNGWTEFPDAFSSNWLVLVTTVIMGVGIGVLAQPQLTVRFMTAKDGKILNRAVPVGALFIGLSTGVAFTIGALSNVWFYSKTENPKYFGKLATQVAIDKNIDTIIPLYINDAMPDLIVVIFMLTLLAAAMSTLSALFHTMGSSAGHDLWCHLAPSRLMPKKYRQDITACSLRANRYGTAMMIFFSVLLAFYMPGSIIMRATAMFMGLCAAAFLPMFTYGIFSKEPRAMPAKISLVVGAVTWFTWTAFVHIKESEPLGISNLLFGRPAVLDMPWQVVDPLVIALPASVIALIAAVAVDRWARMR; from the coding sequence ATGGTGGACTCCACGGTGTTCTGGGCCTGTACGATAGCATACTTAGGCGTTACCCTTGGCCTCTCCTACCTGGCATATAAGAAGACCAGGGTCGGAGAGGACTTCCTGCTTGCTGGAAGGAATGTACCATCATGGGTGATCGGCCTATCATATGGTTCCACCTTCATTTCCACCTCAGCCATCGTCGGATTCGGGGGTGTGGCGGCGGCCTACGGCATGGGCATCATATGGCTCACCGTACTATGCATCGGGGTCGGCGTGCTTGTTGCATTCCTGTTATATGGGAAGAGGGTGAGAAAGATAGGGAAATCCCTGAGAGCGATGACGTTCCCGGACCTTCTTGGAAAACGGTTCAACTCTCCTTTCCTGCAGTATTCAACGTCGTTGCTGATATTATTGATGATGCCGCTATATGCTTCCGCAGTATTGATCGGAGGCTCTCAGTTCCTCAGGACCACATTGGACATAGATTATAACGCCGCACTTCTCGGTTTTGCGGTGATCACAGCTGTATATGTGGTGTTCGGAGGCCTCCTGGCCGTGATGTACACTGATTCGTTCCAAGGTGCCGTCATGCTCTTCGGCATGACGGCGATCCTTGTCCTGACATTTGTCTATCTTGGAGGATGGGAGGCGGCCAATACCTCCCTCGCTGGACTGGCGACTGACCCAGGCGTCCCGGCGGGCCTGAGGGCCCAGGGTATGAACGGCTGGACCGAGTTCCCGGACGCGTTCAGCTCCAATTGGCTTGTCCTGGTGACCACTGTGATCATGGGCGTGGGGATAGGGGTCTTGGCCCAGCCCCAGTTGACCGTCAGGTTCATGACGGCCAAGGACGGGAAGATATTGAACAGAGCGGTTCCCGTAGGGGCTTTGTTCATCGGTCTGTCCACCGGTGTGGCGTTCACCATCGGGGCACTATCCAATGTTTGGTTCTATAGCAAGACCGAGAACCCGAAATATTTCGGGAAGCTCGCCACGCAGGTGGCCATCGATAAGAACATCGACACGATAATCCCCCTCTATATCAACGATGCCATGCCTGACCTGATCGTTGTCATATTCATGCTGACGCTGCTCGCGGCCGCAATGTCGACGTTGAGCGCATTGTTCCACACGATGGGCTCTTCCGCCGGTCATGACCTTTGGTGCCACCTTGCCCCTTCAAGGCTCATGCCGAAGAAGTACAGGCAGGACATCACCGCCTGCTCGCTCAGGGCGAACAGATATGGCACGGCCATGATGATCTTCTTCTCGGTCCTGTTGGCGTTCTATATGCCTGGAAGCATCATCATGAGGGCGACGGCCATGTTCATGGGCCTTTGCGCGGCCGCATTCCTGCCGATGTTCACATATGGCATCTTTTCCAAGGAACCAAGGGCGATGCCGGCCAAGATATCGCTGGTGGTAGGGGCGGTGACATGGTTCACATGGACCGCCTTCGTGCACATCAAAGAGTCAGAGCCGTTGGGGATCAGCAACCTCCTGTTCGGAAGACCGGCGGTTCTTGACATGCCCTGGCAGGTCGTCGACCCTCTGGTCATCGCCCTGCCTGCATCGGTCATCGCCCTGATAGCTGCGGTCGCAGTGGACCGGTGGGCACGGATGCGCTAG
- a CDS encoding pyruvate synthase subunit beta, translating into MSKQLTIRTMPQEDMLTSGHGACGGCGLSTAVNNVLRVLGPDTIVYAPASCFLVFSAQYPISALKVPFIYSAFENTGAVISGISAGLRRQGKASYVVGFAGDGGTFDIGLQALSGAAERNDDVLYVCVDNEAYMNTGTQRSGSTPFGAWTTTTPVGKVIQGKRQHKKDLMSVIAAQEVPYAATLSIAHPGDFLRKVEKAKGKRGFRFLHIMTPCTSGWKTEPSATYELARLAVETGMWTLYEIEDGAKRITYRPKEMVPVENYLKMQGRFKHMSKEDIETLQKWICKKWKMHYEPDMVSPVPRSEEEELSMVEEDNEGI; encoded by the coding sequence ATGAGCAAGCAGTTGACGATACGGACGATGCCGCAGGAGGACATGTTGACCTCTGGCCATGGTGCCTGTGGCGGCTGCGGTCTTAGCACGGCGGTGAACAATGTGCTGAGGGTGCTCGGGCCAGACACGATAGTGTATGCGCCGGCCTCCTGTTTCCTCGTTTTCTCTGCGCAATACCCCATCAGCGCATTGAAGGTCCCTTTCATATATTCAGCGTTCGAGAACACCGGTGCCGTGATCTCAGGGATCTCCGCAGGTCTCAGAAGACAAGGGAAGGCATCGTACGTGGTGGGCTTTGCCGGCGATGGAGGTACCTTTGACATAGGGCTCCAGGCCCTCTCAGGGGCGGCGGAGAGGAACGATGATGTGCTTTATGTATGCGTGGACAACGAGGCGTATATGAACACAGGCACGCAACGCTCGGGGTCGACGCCCTTTGGCGCATGGACGACCACGACGCCGGTCGGGAAGGTCATCCAAGGGAAGAGGCAGCACAAGAAAGACCTGATGTCAGTGATCGCAGCGCAGGAGGTACCGTATGCAGCCACCCTTTCCATAGCACATCCTGGAGACTTCCTTAGGAAAGTTGAGAAGGCAAAGGGGAAGAGGGGCTTCAGGTTCCTTCACATCATGACACCATGCACCTCTGGCTGGAAGACGGAGCCATCGGCGACATATGAGCTGGCACGATTGGCGGTCGAAACGGGGATGTGGACGTTATATGAGATAGAGGATGGGGCGAAGCGCATCACATACCGACCGAAGGAGATGGTCCCGGTCGAGAACTATCTCAAGATGCAGGGAAGGTTCAAGCATATGTCAAAGGAGGACATCGAGACGTTGCAAAAATGGATATGCAAAAAGTGGAAGATGCACTATGAACCTGACATGGTGTCCCCTGTACCAAGGTCGGAGGAGGAAGAGCTATCGATGGTCGAGGAAGATAACGAAGGGATCTGA